The following coding sequences are from one Musa acuminata AAA Group cultivar baxijiao chromosome BXJ2-4, Cavendish_Baxijiao_AAA, whole genome shotgun sequence window:
- the LOC103981558 gene encoding translocase of chloroplast 90, chloroplastic isoform X1: protein MMNFRKWVSCQLISNKLLSARPFQFSDEDSTSEEHVHPEDAASIGTVSVSDSQSNDTQITEVPTSPHLITAMSSHLGHRKADPLTKVEELQIKFLRLIHRIGLTPENLVVSQVLYRLQLASLIRAGESDVKRPVLKVNTARGIATELESTGSPNLDLSLRILVLGKTGVGKSSTINSIFEQPMVATNAFDPSTDRIHEVVGTIKGIRVTVIDTPGLSASYGNARHNRRLMLSIKRFIRKSPPDVVLYFERLDAINRGYSDQPLLKLINDVFGSSIWFNTILVMTHASSHPPEGSDGYSVAYDAFVHQCTTIVRNYIRQTVSNAQFETPVILVENHPMCRTNNKGEKVLPNGQVWLSQFLLLCAATKVLADANVLLKFQESFQLIPKNSRLPSLPHLLSSILRPRSLPNGKSFGDQDDVYELLDNDNDEDDYDQLPPIRILTRTQFKTLSKAQRNAYLDELDYRETLYLKKQWKEELRRQRERMLHQDDTYVRNDNYENSDSQEVSEVSDMAIPLSFESDNPAYRYRSLQGNDQWLVRPVLDPQGWDHDVAFDGINLESSLDIRKNFQASVVGQMRKDKEDFNIQSECTARYSDPRHHSLLAEVDIQTAAKDLVCTVHGDAKFCNFKCNTTGGGISVTKYGNMYFVGAKLEDSINIGRRAKLTLNAGQIRGCGQVASGGSIEATLRGKDYPIRDDKLTLATTILSYDKEMVLGGSIQTDFRAGRTVKMSVNANLNSRRLGQISIKTSTSEHVEIALIAIFSLVNALIQRKGTEASIDEKKESTSIDL, encoded by the exons ATGATGAATTTTAGGAAATGGGTTTCATGCCAACTCATTTCCAACAAATTGCTTTCCGCAAGACCTTTCCAATTCTCCGACGAGGACTCGACAAGTGAAGAACATGTTCATCCAG AAGACGCAGCAAGCATTGGGACCGTATCAGTTAGTGATTCTCAATCCAATGATACTCAAATAACTGAAGTTCCAACTAGCCCACATCTTATTACTGCTATGTCTTCTCATCTTGGTCACAGGAAGGCAGATCCATTGACCAAAGTTGAGGAACTTCAGATCAAATTCTTGCGTCTCATTCATCGGATAGGACTGACACCAGAAAACCTTGTAGTGTCACAAGTTTTATATAGATTGCAACTTGCTAGCTTGATTAGAGCTGGTGAATCAGATGTAAAGAGACCTGTTCTCAAGGTCAACACAGCTAGAGGAATAGCAACAGAGCTAGAGTCTACTGGTAGTCCCAATCTGGATTTGTCTCTCAGGATTCTCGTTTTGGGGAAAACAGGTGTAGGTAAAAGTTCAACCATAAACTCAATTTTTGAGCAGCCGATGGTGGCAACCAATGCATTTGATCCAAGCACTGATCGTATCCATGAAGTTGTTGGGACTATCAAGGGCATTCGAGTTACGGTAATTGATACACCTGGTCTTTCTGCCTCTTATGGTAACGCACGTCACAACAGGAGATTGATGCTTTCCATCAAAAGGTTCATTAGAAAATCTCCACCAGATGTGGTTTTGTACTTTGAGCGGCTTGATGCCATCAACAGGGGTTATAGTGATCAGCCACTGCTGAAACTCATAAATGATGTTTTTGGTTCTTCGATCTGGTTTAACACTATTCTTGTCATGACCCACGCCTCATCACATCCTCCTGAAGGATCTGATGGGTATTCTGTGGCTTATGATGCCTTTGTGCATCAGTGCACAACAATCGTGCGCAATTATATACGCCAGACAGTCTCAAATGCACAGTTTGAAACTCCTGTCATTCTCGTAGAGAATCATCCAATGTGCAGAACTAATAATAAAGGTGAAAAGGTGCTACCAAATGGCCAGGTGTGGTTGTCTCAGTTCTTGCTGTTATGTGCAGCGACCAAGGTGTTGGCAGATGCAAATGTACTTCTGAAGTTTCAGGAGAGCTTTCAACTAATACCAAAGAACAGCCGACTACCCTCACTGCCGCATCTCCTTTCATCTATTCTTCGGCCTCGTTCTTTACCTAATGGTAAGAGCTTTGGTGATCAAGATGATGTGTATGAGCTTCTAGACAATGACAATGATGAGGATGATTATGACCAGTTACCTCCTATTCGTATATTAACAAGAACCCAGTTCAAAACATTGTCCAAAGCTCAGAGAAATGCTTACCTTGATGAGTTGGATTATCGTGAGACCTTGTATTTGAAGAAGCAGTGGAAGGAAGAGCTAAGGAGGCAAAGAGAAAGGATGCTTCATCAGGATGATACATATGTAAGGAATGATAACTATGAAAATAGTGATTCCCAAGAGGTTTCTGAAGTGTCAGATATGGCTATCCCACTAAGTTTTGAGTCTGATAATCCTGCTTATAGGTACCGCAGCCTGCAAGGTAATGATCAGTGGCTTGTGAGACCAGTTTTAGATCCCCAAGGCTGGGATCATGATGTTGCGTTTGATGGCATCAATCTGGAGAGTTCTCTAGATATAAGAAAAAACTTCCAAGCCTCTGTTGTTGGGCAAATGAGGAAGGATAAAGAAGATTTCAATATCCAATCCGAATGCACCGCGAGGTACTCCGATCCAAGACACCACTCTTTGCTTGCAGAGGTGGACATCCAAACTGCTGCTAAGGATTTGGTCTGTACTGTTCATGGGGATGCCAAGTTTTGTAACTTCAAGTGTAACACGACTGGAGGTGGTATTTCGGTGACTAAATACGGGAATATGTATTTTGTTGGAGCCAAGCTAGAGGATTCTATTAACATCGGGAGGAGAGCTAAGTTGACATTGAACGCAGGACAGATCAGGGGCTGTGGCCAAGTGGCATCTGGTGGTAGTATTGAAGCTACCTTGAGGGGGAAAGACTACCCCATCAGAGATGATAAGTTGACCCTTGCGACCACCATCCTTTCCTATGACAAAGAGATGGTTCTGGGTGGGAGTATTCAGACTGATTTCAGGGCTGGTCGCACAGTAAAGATGTCAGTAAATGCCAATCTGAATAGCCGAAGATTAGGTCAAATTAGCATAAAGACTAGCACCTCAGAACATGTTGAGATAGCACTAATTGCAATCTTTTCATTGGTCAATGCCCTGATACAGAGAAAGGGAACCGAAGCTTCGATCGATGAAAAAAAGGAGTCTACATCTATCGACTTGTAA
- the LOC103981558 gene encoding translocase of chloroplast 90, chloroplastic isoform X4, which yields MFIQTQQALGPYQKADPLTKVEELQIKFLRLIHRIGLTPENLVVSQVLYRLQLASLIRAGESDVKRPVLKVNTARGIATELESTGSPNLDLSLRILVLGKTGVGKSSTINSIFEQPMVATNAFDPSTDRIHEVVGTIKGIRVTVIDTPGLSASYGNARHNRRLMLSIKRFIRKSPPDVVLYFERLDAINRGYSDQPLLKLINDVFGSSIWFNTILVMTHASSHPPEGSDGYSVAYDAFVHQCTTIVRNYIRQTVSNAQFETPVILVENHPMCRTNNKGEKVLPNGQVWLSQFLLLCAATKVLADANVLLKFQESFQLIPKNSRLPSLPHLLSSILRPRSLPNGKSFGDQDDVYELLDNDNDEDDYDQLPPIRILTRTQFKTLSKAQRNAYLDELDYRETLYLKKQWKEELRRQRERMLHQDDTYVRNDNYENSDSQEVSEVSDMAIPLSFESDNPAYRYRSLQGNDQWLVRPVLDPQGWDHDVAFDGINLESSLDIRKNFQASVVGQMRKDKEDFNIQSECTARYSDPRHHSLLAEVDIQTAAKDLVCTVHGDAKFCNFKCNTTGGGISVTKYGNMYFVGAKLEDSINIGRRAKLTLNAGQIRGCGQVASGGSIEATLRGKDYPIRDDKLTLATTILSYDKEMVLGGSIQTDFRAGRTVKMSVNANLNSRRLGQISIKTSTSEHVEIALIAIFSLVNALIQRKGTEASIDEKKESTSIDL from the exons ATGTTCATCCAG ACGCAGCAAGCATTGGGACCGTATCA GAAGGCAGATCCATTGACCAAAGTTGAGGAACTTCAGATCAAATTCTTGCGTCTCATTCATCGGATAGGACTGACACCAGAAAACCTTGTAGTGTCACAAGTTTTATATAGATTGCAACTTGCTAGCTTGATTAGAGCTGGTGAATCAGATGTAAAGAGACCTGTTCTCAAGGTCAACACAGCTAGAGGAATAGCAACAGAGCTAGAGTCTACTGGTAGTCCCAATCTGGATTTGTCTCTCAGGATTCTCGTTTTGGGGAAAACAGGTGTAGGTAAAAGTTCAACCATAAACTCAATTTTTGAGCAGCCGATGGTGGCAACCAATGCATTTGATCCAAGCACTGATCGTATCCATGAAGTTGTTGGGACTATCAAGGGCATTCGAGTTACGGTAATTGATACACCTGGTCTTTCTGCCTCTTATGGTAACGCACGTCACAACAGGAGATTGATGCTTTCCATCAAAAGGTTCATTAGAAAATCTCCACCAGATGTGGTTTTGTACTTTGAGCGGCTTGATGCCATCAACAGGGGTTATAGTGATCAGCCACTGCTGAAACTCATAAATGATGTTTTTGGTTCTTCGATCTGGTTTAACACTATTCTTGTCATGACCCACGCCTCATCACATCCTCCTGAAGGATCTGATGGGTATTCTGTGGCTTATGATGCCTTTGTGCATCAGTGCACAACAATCGTGCGCAATTATATACGCCAGACAGTCTCAAATGCACAGTTTGAAACTCCTGTCATTCTCGTAGAGAATCATCCAATGTGCAGAACTAATAATAAAGGTGAAAAGGTGCTACCAAATGGCCAGGTGTGGTTGTCTCAGTTCTTGCTGTTATGTGCAGCGACCAAGGTGTTGGCAGATGCAAATGTACTTCTGAAGTTTCAGGAGAGCTTTCAACTAATACCAAAGAACAGCCGACTACCCTCACTGCCGCATCTCCTTTCATCTATTCTTCGGCCTCGTTCTTTACCTAATGGTAAGAGCTTTGGTGATCAAGATGATGTGTATGAGCTTCTAGACAATGACAATGATGAGGATGATTATGACCAGTTACCTCCTATTCGTATATTAACAAGAACCCAGTTCAAAACATTGTCCAAAGCTCAGAGAAATGCTTACCTTGATGAGTTGGATTATCGTGAGACCTTGTATTTGAAGAAGCAGTGGAAGGAAGAGCTAAGGAGGCAAAGAGAAAGGATGCTTCATCAGGATGATACATATGTAAGGAATGATAACTATGAAAATAGTGATTCCCAAGAGGTTTCTGAAGTGTCAGATATGGCTATCCCACTAAGTTTTGAGTCTGATAATCCTGCTTATAGGTACCGCAGCCTGCAAGGTAATGATCAGTGGCTTGTGAGACCAGTTTTAGATCCCCAAGGCTGGGATCATGATGTTGCGTTTGATGGCATCAATCTGGAGAGTTCTCTAGATATAAGAAAAAACTTCCAAGCCTCTGTTGTTGGGCAAATGAGGAAGGATAAAGAAGATTTCAATATCCAATCCGAATGCACCGCGAGGTACTCCGATCCAAGACACCACTCTTTGCTTGCAGAGGTGGACATCCAAACTGCTGCTAAGGATTTGGTCTGTACTGTTCATGGGGATGCCAAGTTTTGTAACTTCAAGTGTAACACGACTGGAGGTGGTATTTCGGTGACTAAATACGGGAATATGTATTTTGTTGGAGCCAAGCTAGAGGATTCTATTAACATCGGGAGGAGAGCTAAGTTGACATTGAACGCAGGACAGATCAGGGGCTGTGGCCAAGTGGCATCTGGTGGTAGTATTGAAGCTACCTTGAGGGGGAAAGACTACCCCATCAGAGATGATAAGTTGACCCTTGCGACCACCATCCTTTCCTATGACAAAGAGATGGTTCTGGGTGGGAGTATTCAGACTGATTTCAGGGCTGGTCGCACAGTAAAGATGTCAGTAAATGCCAATCTGAATAGCCGAAGATTAGGTCAAATTAGCATAAAGACTAGCACCTCAGAACATGTTGAGATAGCACTAATTGCAATCTTTTCATTGGTCAATGCCCTGATACAGAGAAAGGGAACCGAAGCTTCGATCGATGAAAAAAAGGAGTCTACATCTATCGACTTGTAA
- the LOC103981558 gene encoding translocase of chloroplast 90, chloroplastic isoform X3, producing the protein MFIQKTQQALGPYQKADPLTKVEELQIKFLRLIHRIGLTPENLVVSQVLYRLQLASLIRAGESDVKRPVLKVNTARGIATELESTGSPNLDLSLRILVLGKTGVGKSSTINSIFEQPMVATNAFDPSTDRIHEVVGTIKGIRVTVIDTPGLSASYGNARHNRRLMLSIKRFIRKSPPDVVLYFERLDAINRGYSDQPLLKLINDVFGSSIWFNTILVMTHASSHPPEGSDGYSVAYDAFVHQCTTIVRNYIRQTVSNAQFETPVILVENHPMCRTNNKGEKVLPNGQVWLSQFLLLCAATKVLADANVLLKFQESFQLIPKNSRLPSLPHLLSSILRPRSLPNGKSFGDQDDVYELLDNDNDEDDYDQLPPIRILTRTQFKTLSKAQRNAYLDELDYRETLYLKKQWKEELRRQRERMLHQDDTYVRNDNYENSDSQEVSEVSDMAIPLSFESDNPAYRYRSLQGNDQWLVRPVLDPQGWDHDVAFDGINLESSLDIRKNFQASVVGQMRKDKEDFNIQSECTARYSDPRHHSLLAEVDIQTAAKDLVCTVHGDAKFCNFKCNTTGGGISVTKYGNMYFVGAKLEDSINIGRRAKLTLNAGQIRGCGQVASGGSIEATLRGKDYPIRDDKLTLATTILSYDKEMVLGGSIQTDFRAGRTVKMSVNANLNSRRLGQISIKTSTSEHVEIALIAIFSLVNALIQRKGTEASIDEKKESTSIDL; encoded by the exons ATGTTCATCCAG AAGACGCAGCAAGCATTGGGACCGTATCA GAAGGCAGATCCATTGACCAAAGTTGAGGAACTTCAGATCAAATTCTTGCGTCTCATTCATCGGATAGGACTGACACCAGAAAACCTTGTAGTGTCACAAGTTTTATATAGATTGCAACTTGCTAGCTTGATTAGAGCTGGTGAATCAGATGTAAAGAGACCTGTTCTCAAGGTCAACACAGCTAGAGGAATAGCAACAGAGCTAGAGTCTACTGGTAGTCCCAATCTGGATTTGTCTCTCAGGATTCTCGTTTTGGGGAAAACAGGTGTAGGTAAAAGTTCAACCATAAACTCAATTTTTGAGCAGCCGATGGTGGCAACCAATGCATTTGATCCAAGCACTGATCGTATCCATGAAGTTGTTGGGACTATCAAGGGCATTCGAGTTACGGTAATTGATACACCTGGTCTTTCTGCCTCTTATGGTAACGCACGTCACAACAGGAGATTGATGCTTTCCATCAAAAGGTTCATTAGAAAATCTCCACCAGATGTGGTTTTGTACTTTGAGCGGCTTGATGCCATCAACAGGGGTTATAGTGATCAGCCACTGCTGAAACTCATAAATGATGTTTTTGGTTCTTCGATCTGGTTTAACACTATTCTTGTCATGACCCACGCCTCATCACATCCTCCTGAAGGATCTGATGGGTATTCTGTGGCTTATGATGCCTTTGTGCATCAGTGCACAACAATCGTGCGCAATTATATACGCCAGACAGTCTCAAATGCACAGTTTGAAACTCCTGTCATTCTCGTAGAGAATCATCCAATGTGCAGAACTAATAATAAAGGTGAAAAGGTGCTACCAAATGGCCAGGTGTGGTTGTCTCAGTTCTTGCTGTTATGTGCAGCGACCAAGGTGTTGGCAGATGCAAATGTACTTCTGAAGTTTCAGGAGAGCTTTCAACTAATACCAAAGAACAGCCGACTACCCTCACTGCCGCATCTCCTTTCATCTATTCTTCGGCCTCGTTCTTTACCTAATGGTAAGAGCTTTGGTGATCAAGATGATGTGTATGAGCTTCTAGACAATGACAATGATGAGGATGATTATGACCAGTTACCTCCTATTCGTATATTAACAAGAACCCAGTTCAAAACATTGTCCAAAGCTCAGAGAAATGCTTACCTTGATGAGTTGGATTATCGTGAGACCTTGTATTTGAAGAAGCAGTGGAAGGAAGAGCTAAGGAGGCAAAGAGAAAGGATGCTTCATCAGGATGATACATATGTAAGGAATGATAACTATGAAAATAGTGATTCCCAAGAGGTTTCTGAAGTGTCAGATATGGCTATCCCACTAAGTTTTGAGTCTGATAATCCTGCTTATAGGTACCGCAGCCTGCAAGGTAATGATCAGTGGCTTGTGAGACCAGTTTTAGATCCCCAAGGCTGGGATCATGATGTTGCGTTTGATGGCATCAATCTGGAGAGTTCTCTAGATATAAGAAAAAACTTCCAAGCCTCTGTTGTTGGGCAAATGAGGAAGGATAAAGAAGATTTCAATATCCAATCCGAATGCACCGCGAGGTACTCCGATCCAAGACACCACTCTTTGCTTGCAGAGGTGGACATCCAAACTGCTGCTAAGGATTTGGTCTGTACTGTTCATGGGGATGCCAAGTTTTGTAACTTCAAGTGTAACACGACTGGAGGTGGTATTTCGGTGACTAAATACGGGAATATGTATTTTGTTGGAGCCAAGCTAGAGGATTCTATTAACATCGGGAGGAGAGCTAAGTTGACATTGAACGCAGGACAGATCAGGGGCTGTGGCCAAGTGGCATCTGGTGGTAGTATTGAAGCTACCTTGAGGGGGAAAGACTACCCCATCAGAGATGATAAGTTGACCCTTGCGACCACCATCCTTTCCTATGACAAAGAGATGGTTCTGGGTGGGAGTATTCAGACTGATTTCAGGGCTGGTCGCACAGTAAAGATGTCAGTAAATGCCAATCTGAATAGCCGAAGATTAGGTCAAATTAGCATAAAGACTAGCACCTCAGAACATGTTGAGATAGCACTAATTGCAATCTTTTCATTGGTCAATGCCCTGATACAGAGAAAGGGAACCGAAGCTTCGATCGATGAAAAAAAGGAGTCTACATCTATCGACTTGTAA
- the LOC103981558 gene encoding translocase of chloroplast 90, chloroplastic isoform X2 codes for MMNFRKWVSCQLISNKLLSARPFQFSDEDSTSEEHVHPDAASIGTVSVSDSQSNDTQITEVPTSPHLITAMSSHLGHRKADPLTKVEELQIKFLRLIHRIGLTPENLVVSQVLYRLQLASLIRAGESDVKRPVLKVNTARGIATELESTGSPNLDLSLRILVLGKTGVGKSSTINSIFEQPMVATNAFDPSTDRIHEVVGTIKGIRVTVIDTPGLSASYGNARHNRRLMLSIKRFIRKSPPDVVLYFERLDAINRGYSDQPLLKLINDVFGSSIWFNTILVMTHASSHPPEGSDGYSVAYDAFVHQCTTIVRNYIRQTVSNAQFETPVILVENHPMCRTNNKGEKVLPNGQVWLSQFLLLCAATKVLADANVLLKFQESFQLIPKNSRLPSLPHLLSSILRPRSLPNGKSFGDQDDVYELLDNDNDEDDYDQLPPIRILTRTQFKTLSKAQRNAYLDELDYRETLYLKKQWKEELRRQRERMLHQDDTYVRNDNYENSDSQEVSEVSDMAIPLSFESDNPAYRYRSLQGNDQWLVRPVLDPQGWDHDVAFDGINLESSLDIRKNFQASVVGQMRKDKEDFNIQSECTARYSDPRHHSLLAEVDIQTAAKDLVCTVHGDAKFCNFKCNTTGGGISVTKYGNMYFVGAKLEDSINIGRRAKLTLNAGQIRGCGQVASGGSIEATLRGKDYPIRDDKLTLATTILSYDKEMVLGGSIQTDFRAGRTVKMSVNANLNSRRLGQISIKTSTSEHVEIALIAIFSLVNALIQRKGTEASIDEKKESTSIDL; via the exons ATGATGAATTTTAGGAAATGGGTTTCATGCCAACTCATTTCCAACAAATTGCTTTCCGCAAGACCTTTCCAATTCTCCGACGAGGACTCGACAAGTGAAGAACATGTTCATCCAG ACGCAGCAAGCATTGGGACCGTATCAGTTAGTGATTCTCAATCCAATGATACTCAAATAACTGAAGTTCCAACTAGCCCACATCTTATTACTGCTATGTCTTCTCATCTTGGTCACAGGAAGGCAGATCCATTGACCAAAGTTGAGGAACTTCAGATCAAATTCTTGCGTCTCATTCATCGGATAGGACTGACACCAGAAAACCTTGTAGTGTCACAAGTTTTATATAGATTGCAACTTGCTAGCTTGATTAGAGCTGGTGAATCAGATGTAAAGAGACCTGTTCTCAAGGTCAACACAGCTAGAGGAATAGCAACAGAGCTAGAGTCTACTGGTAGTCCCAATCTGGATTTGTCTCTCAGGATTCTCGTTTTGGGGAAAACAGGTGTAGGTAAAAGTTCAACCATAAACTCAATTTTTGAGCAGCCGATGGTGGCAACCAATGCATTTGATCCAAGCACTGATCGTATCCATGAAGTTGTTGGGACTATCAAGGGCATTCGAGTTACGGTAATTGATACACCTGGTCTTTCTGCCTCTTATGGTAACGCACGTCACAACAGGAGATTGATGCTTTCCATCAAAAGGTTCATTAGAAAATCTCCACCAGATGTGGTTTTGTACTTTGAGCGGCTTGATGCCATCAACAGGGGTTATAGTGATCAGCCACTGCTGAAACTCATAAATGATGTTTTTGGTTCTTCGATCTGGTTTAACACTATTCTTGTCATGACCCACGCCTCATCACATCCTCCTGAAGGATCTGATGGGTATTCTGTGGCTTATGATGCCTTTGTGCATCAGTGCACAACAATCGTGCGCAATTATATACGCCAGACAGTCTCAAATGCACAGTTTGAAACTCCTGTCATTCTCGTAGAGAATCATCCAATGTGCAGAACTAATAATAAAGGTGAAAAGGTGCTACCAAATGGCCAGGTGTGGTTGTCTCAGTTCTTGCTGTTATGTGCAGCGACCAAGGTGTTGGCAGATGCAAATGTACTTCTGAAGTTTCAGGAGAGCTTTCAACTAATACCAAAGAACAGCCGACTACCCTCACTGCCGCATCTCCTTTCATCTATTCTTCGGCCTCGTTCTTTACCTAATGGTAAGAGCTTTGGTGATCAAGATGATGTGTATGAGCTTCTAGACAATGACAATGATGAGGATGATTATGACCAGTTACCTCCTATTCGTATATTAACAAGAACCCAGTTCAAAACATTGTCCAAAGCTCAGAGAAATGCTTACCTTGATGAGTTGGATTATCGTGAGACCTTGTATTTGAAGAAGCAGTGGAAGGAAGAGCTAAGGAGGCAAAGAGAAAGGATGCTTCATCAGGATGATACATATGTAAGGAATGATAACTATGAAAATAGTGATTCCCAAGAGGTTTCTGAAGTGTCAGATATGGCTATCCCACTAAGTTTTGAGTCTGATAATCCTGCTTATAGGTACCGCAGCCTGCAAGGTAATGATCAGTGGCTTGTGAGACCAGTTTTAGATCCCCAAGGCTGGGATCATGATGTTGCGTTTGATGGCATCAATCTGGAGAGTTCTCTAGATATAAGAAAAAACTTCCAAGCCTCTGTTGTTGGGCAAATGAGGAAGGATAAAGAAGATTTCAATATCCAATCCGAATGCACCGCGAGGTACTCCGATCCAAGACACCACTCTTTGCTTGCAGAGGTGGACATCCAAACTGCTGCTAAGGATTTGGTCTGTACTGTTCATGGGGATGCCAAGTTTTGTAACTTCAAGTGTAACACGACTGGAGGTGGTATTTCGGTGACTAAATACGGGAATATGTATTTTGTTGGAGCCAAGCTAGAGGATTCTATTAACATCGGGAGGAGAGCTAAGTTGACATTGAACGCAGGACAGATCAGGGGCTGTGGCCAAGTGGCATCTGGTGGTAGTATTGAAGCTACCTTGAGGGGGAAAGACTACCCCATCAGAGATGATAAGTTGACCCTTGCGACCACCATCCTTTCCTATGACAAAGAGATGGTTCTGGGTGGGAGTATTCAGACTGATTTCAGGGCTGGTCGCACAGTAAAGATGTCAGTAAATGCCAATCTGAATAGCCGAAGATTAGGTCAAATTAGCATAAAGACTAGCACCTCAGAACATGTTGAGATAGCACTAATTGCAATCTTTTCATTGGTCAATGCCCTGATACAGAGAAAGGGAACCGAAGCTTCGATCGATGAAAAAAAGGAGTCTACATCTATCGACTTGTAA